In Perca fluviatilis chromosome 3, GENO_Pfluv_1.0, whole genome shotgun sequence, the following proteins share a genomic window:
- the chrnb4 gene encoding neuronal acetylcholine receptor subunit beta-4, with translation MTRSLSILAYFFTLIHCSSCADSEERLMNWLLRKDRYNLLIRPAVNRTERVPVKLQVSLAQLISVNEREQIMTTNVWLTQHWVDYRLSWDPAKYEGIDKLRIPSRHIWLPDIVLYNNADGTYEVTVFTNAIVLFNGSINWLPPAIYKSACKIEVKHFPFDQQNCTLKFRSWTYDHTEIDLILKSEVASMDDFTPSGEWDILALPGRRTVNPLDPTYVDLTYDFIIKRKPLFYTINLIIPCVLITSLAILVFYLPSDCGEKMTLCISVLLALTVFLLLISKIVPPTSLDVPLIGKYLMFTMVLVTFSIITSVCVLNVHHRSPSTHTMPSWVKLIFLVKLPALLFMRRPQNNSARQRLRQQRCLRARRSILGLGYPVASETGITMSTSALLSSDSAPGYKNVGHPPGYSHTNRKGNLRSTDYLPSGFTSIQDFQPRSNSDWAADVQEAVNGVRFVAEHMMGDDDDQSVIEDWKYVAMVVDRMFLWIFIIVCVVGTLGLFLQPVFQSQIVPNQQPSSETPRI, from the exons ATGACTCggtctctctccatcctcgcTTACTTTTTCACTTTGATTCACT GTAGCAGCTGTGCTGACTCAGAGGAGCGTCTCATGAACTGGTTGCTGAGAAAGGATCGCTACAATCTGCTCATCCGCCCAGCTGTCAACAGGACCGAGAGAGTCCCAGTGAAGCTACAAGTGTCTCTGGCTCAGCTCATCAGTGTG AATGAAAGAGAACAGATCATGACAACAAATGTCTGGCTCACTCAG cACTGGGTGGATTACAGGTTATCATGGGACCCCGCAAAATACGAAGGTATCGACAAGCTGCGCATTCCTTCCAGACACATCTGGCTCCCAGATATTGTCTTGTACAACAA TGCTGATGGTACATATGAGGTAACAGTCTTCACCAATGCCATTGTCCTTTTCAATGGCAGCATCAACTGGCTTCCTCCGGCCATCTACAAAAGCGCCTGCAAGATCGAGGTCAAGCATTTTCCCTTTGACCAGCAGAACTGCACCCTCAAGTTCCGCTCTTGGACGTATGATCACACGGAGATTGACCTGATCTTGAAGTCTGAGGTGGCTAGTATGGATGATTTTACTCCTAGTGGGGAGTGGGATATCCTGGCACTGCCAGGCAGACGGACGGTCAACCCTCTGGATCCCACCTATGTGGACCTTACGTATGACTTCATCATCAAGAGGAAGCCCCTTTTCTACACCATAAACCTCATCATTCCCTGTGTTTTGATCACCTCTCTGGCCATTCTGGTCTTCTACTTACCCTCAGACTGCGGGGAAAAGATGACCCTCTGCATCTCCGTCCTCTTGGCTCTCACTGTGTTCTTGCTTTTGATCTCAAAGATTGTCCCTCCCACCTCACTGGATGTGCCTCTGATCGGCAAGTACCTGATGTTCACCATGGTGCTCGTGACCTTCTCCATCatcaccagtgtgtgtgtgctcaacgTGCACCACCGCTCTCCCAGCACCCACACCATGCCTTCCTGGGTCAAGCTAATATTTCTTGTCAAACTGCCTGCCTTACTCTTCATGAGACGCCCTCAGAATAACTCTGCACGCCAGAGACTTCGCCAACAGCGGTGTCTACGGGCGAGGAGATCCATTTTGGGCTTGGGTTATCCGGTCGCATCCGAAACAGGTATCACCATGTCGACTTCTGCCCTGCTGTCTTCCGACTCTGCCCCAGGATACAAAAACGTAGGTCATCCGCCGGGCTACAGCCACACCAACAGGAAGGGGAACTTGCGCTCCACTGATTACCTTCCCAGTGGTTTCACTTCTATCCAGGACTTCCAGCCGAGAAGCAACTCAGATTGGGCTGCTGATGTCCAGGAGGCGGTGAACGGGGTGCGCTTTGTGGCTGAGCACATGATgggagatgatgatgatcagaGT GTGATAGAGGACTGGAAGTATGTGGCTATGGTGGTGGATCGTATGTTCCTGTGGATCTTTATAATAGTGTGTGTCGTAGGCACCTTGGGCTTATTTCTACAGCCTGTCTTCCAGAGTCAGATTGTTCCCAACCAGCAGCCCAGCTCAGAGACTCCTCGCATATGA
- the chrna3 gene encoding neuronal acetylcholine receptor subunit alpha-3 encodes MKANFCVVLPTCSFLLFLLPGGSSSDAEHKLFSVIFSNYNQYIRPVENVTDPVVVQFEVSMSQLVKVDEVNQIMETNLWLRHIWNDYKLRWNPRDFGGVEFIRVPSNKIWKPDIVLYNNAVGDFQVDDKTKALLRYNGDVTWIPPAIFKSSCKIDVTYFPFDYQNCTMKFGSWTYDKAKIDLVLIGSTINLKDFWESGEWTIIDAPGYKHDIKYNCCEEIYTDITYSLYIRRLPLFYTINMIIPCLLISFLTVLVFYLPSDCGEKITLCISVLLSLTVFLLVITETIPSTSLVIPLIGEYLLFTMIFVTLSIVITVFVLNVHYRTPKTHTMPCWVRTVFLGLLPRVMFMTRPERDAETVAVTSSVQTMHSRPCAVHSSGTLQKQHKPQALASSVVSSLTNRQRIFNNTELSNLNNLSGEPAKGAGPVFLCCEGRCNRCWHQRSSKLPADSGGGCGGLGSLGALTGGSAVGTGGESQCSSSESLDGGIMSLLPLSPEVREAIESVKYIAENMRLQNEAKEVQDDWKYVAMVIDRIFLWVFILVCILGTAGLFLQPLLLWDDI; translated from the exons ATGAAAGCCAATTTTTGTGTCGTTCTGCCCACATGTTCCTTCCTTCTGTTTCTTCTGCCAG GGGGCTCGTCTTCAGATGCAGAGCACAAGCTCTTCTCTGTGATATTCTCCAACTACAACCAGTACATACGACCGGTGGAAAATGTGACCGACCCCGTCGTTGTACAGTTCGAGGTGTCCATGTCACAGCTAGTCAAAGTG GATGAAGTCAATCAGATCATGGAGACAAATCTGTGGCTGAGACAT ATCTGGAATGACTACAAGCTCAGATGGAATCCAAGGGATTTTGGAGGCGTTGAGTTTATCAGGGTGCCTTCAAACAAGATATGGAAGCCAGACATTGTGCTCTACAACAA TGCTGTCGGAGATTTCCAGGTCGATGACAAAACGAAGGCCCTGCTTCGTTACAATGGTGACGTTACCTGGATCCCTCCAGCCATATTCAAGAGCTCCTGCAAGATCGACGTCACTTACTTCCCCTTCGACTACCAAAACTGCACCATGAAGTTCGGCTCCTGGACGTACGACAAGGCCAAGATCGATCTGGTGCTAATTGGCTCAACCATCAACCTCAAGGACTTCTGGGAGAGCGGCGAGTGGACGATCATCGACGCCCCTGGTTACAAACACGACATCAAGTACAACTGCTGCGAGGAAATCTACACGGATATCACTTACTCTTTGTACATCCGCCGTCTGCCACTTTTCTACACCATCAACATGATCATCCCCTGCCTCCTTATCTCCTTCCTCACTGTGCTCGTCTTCTACCTGCCATCTGATTGCGGGGAAAAAATCACTCTGTGCATCTCTGTCCTGCTGTCTTTAACTGTCTTCCTCCTCGTCATAACAGAGACCATCCCCTCCACCTCGCTAGTCATCCCCCTGATTGGCGAGTACCTCCTTTTCACCATGATCTTTGTCACCCTCTCTATTGTCATCACCGTTTTTGTGTTGAACGTCCACTACCGCACCCCAAAGACCCACACTATGCCCTGCTGGGTGCGGACTGTGTTCCTGGGGCTGTTGCCCAGGGTGATGTTCATGACCAGGCCAGAGAGGGACGCCGAGACGGTGGCAGTGACCAGCAGTGTTCAGACGATGCATTCAAGGCCCTGTGCAGTGCATTCATCAGGTACTTTGCAGAAGCAGCACAAACCTCAGGCCCTGGCGTCCAGCGTGGTGTCCAGCCTGACAAACCGCCAACGGATTTTCAACAACACAGAGCTCTCCAACCTCAATAACTTAAGTGGAGAACCAGCCAAAGGTGCAGGCCCTGTGTTTTTGTGCTGCGAGGGCCGTTGCAACCGTTGCTGGCACCAGAGATCCAGCAAACTGCCTGCAGACTCTGGGGGAGGGTGCGGAGGACTGGGCAGCCTGGGGGCGCTGACTGGAGGCAGTGCTGTCGGGACTGGAGGGGAGAGTCAGTGCTCCAGCTCCGAGTCTCTAGATGGAGGAATAATGTCCCTATTGCCCCTCTCCCCTGAGGTCAGGGAGGCTATTGAGAGTGTCAAATACATAGCAGAGAACATGAGACTACAGAATGAAGCAAAGGAG GTTCAAGATGACTGGAAGTACGTTGCCATGGTGATTGACCGGATTTTCCTTTGGGTTTTTATCCTTGTGTGCATCCTGGGAACAGCTGGCCTCTTCCTCCAGCCTCTATTACTTTGGGATGACATTTGA
- the LOC120556552 gene encoding uncharacterized protein LOC120556552 gives MGVTLLIIMKTITILLCVLANQVTSHANAILPARILAQQKSLSEDSDLYVTCSTFGFKKQIMVWVYLCKDGIWIDKNKQKPDQNDTTFMIRSVGLDYSGNYSCVYSIGNNSLPKVTMRGDNVIQILVISNFLPADISVVGPSTVSEGDHVAFRCTVSVTLQTLGECQLIHSYLRRNETILQVQPFNVTRMEATFTIKGAVMRDSGHYSCVVLPSKCIREHEKTLYGNNAVLLEVTVNWALPVFVSCGAITLMLSLGLSLWWINKRGQRIGRKSKAGYSASSNPCTASQQANTDMVEEQQVQTEGEDLDTQEGDSFSMEEEEDYYNAVVAEDFTYSNDCEGVYNVADDPPPAEPNPACLYAKSCRRKKTPDPGLT, from the exons ATGGGTGTCACATTGCTTATAATCATGAAAACAATCACCATTCTTCTGT gTGTTCTTGCAAATCAGGTCACAAGCCACGCTAACG CTATTCTTCCTGCGAGGATCCTGGCCCAACAAAAATCTTTAAGTGAGGACAGTGACCTTTATGTAACCTGCAGTACATTTGGATTCAAGAAacagatcatggtttgggtttaTTTATGCAAGGATGGCATTTGGATCGATAAAAATAAGCAGAAGCCAGATCAAAATGACACTACCTTTATGATACGCAGCGTTGGTCTTGATTACAGTGGAAACTACAGCTGTGTTTACTCCATTGGGAATAATTCGCTTCCCAAAGTAACCATGAGGGGAGACAACGTCATTCAGATCCTGGTCATAT CCAATTTTCTCCCTGCAGATATTTCAGTCGTTGGGCCGTCCACTGTCAGCGAGGGAGACCATGTTGCATTCAGATGTACTGTTTCTGTCACCCTGCAAACACTCGGTGAATGTCAACTCATCCACTCTTACCTAAGGAGGAATGAGACCATCCTCCAAGTGCAACCATTTAATGTCACCCGCATGGAGGCGACTTTCACCATCAAAGGTGCCGTCATGAGGGATTCAGGCCATTACAGCTGCGTGGTGCTGCCATCTAAATGCATCAGAGAGCATGAGAAAACACTCTATGGAAATAATGCAGTATTACTCGAGGTCACAG TAAATTGGGCCCTCCCAGTGTTTGTCTCTTGTGGAGCGATAACCCTGATGTTATCGCTGGGTCTGAGTCTGTGGTGGATCAACAAACGAGGTCAGAGGATCGGAAGGAAATCAAAAG CTGGCTACTCAGCTTCATCTAATCCATG TACGGCGAGTCAGCAGGCTAATACAGACATGGTGGAGGAACAGCAGgtgcagacagagggagaggatCTGGACACACAAGAAG GAGACTCTTTCAGcatggaagaggaagaaga CTATTACAATGCTGTGGTTGCTGAGGACTTCACTTACTCCAATGATTGTGAGGGAGTGTACAATGTTGCAG